In Variovorax paradoxus, a single genomic region encodes these proteins:
- a CDS encoding efflux RND transporter permease subunit, with translation MVQLALRRPYTFIVMAMLIVLATPFVLARMATDIFPEINIPVVSVIWNYTGLPAQEMGQRISGQVERGLTTTVSDIEHIESQSLAGVSIIKVFFQPTANIEMAISQVVASMQAQVRQLPPGITPPLVIKYSASSVPVIQLALSSPTRSENSLFDATVNQLRPQLITVPGAAIPFPYGGKNRLISVDLDTQALQARGLSPADVVNAVNTQNLILPSGTAKFGATEYNVKMNGSPDAIAGLNDLPIRTVNGATTYLRDVAYVRDGFSPQTNVVRQDGVRGVLLSVLKNGGASTLDIVSNIRAMLPIAAQTMPEDIKITPLFDQSVFVKAAVKGVVFEAILAAALTAAMVLLFLGNWRSTLIIGLTIPLSILASILVLYSLGETLNLMTLGGLALSVGILVDQAIVTIENIERHLHMGTPLKDAIEVGAGEIGSAAFVSTLCICIVFVPMFFLSGVARFLFVPLAEAVVFAMIASYLLSRTLVPTLVMLLMGGSHGPQQQQPAEGTRQSALQRLYRAFDRRFERVRRAYTLVLSAVLSRRAGFIGLFLGFCLLSCLLYPVLGRDFFPTVDAGQIRLHLRAPTGTRIEETARLTDQVEAAIRELVPPDQLETILDNLGVPNSGINLSYSNAGTIGTFDGELLLSLKEGHKPTEQHVSLLRAELPKRFPGIEFFFQPADIVTQILNFGLPAAIDVQFSGNDMAGNAARAAELTKAIRQIPGAVDAHVHQRLDGPALSLQMDRTRLQQYGLTASNVGQNVLIALSGSSQTAPAFWLNPANGVVYSIAVQTPQYTVDSLDSLLNIPVGASGGQGGTGAQQLLGNLVSTQADRQPAVMSRYNIAPVIDVYVSVQGTDLASVASKVQKLVDEMRPKLSRGSRVDIRGQVQTMQSSFIGLGVGLAMAIVLVYLLIVVTFQSWLDAAIIITALPAALAGIAWMLFITGTTLSVPALTGAIMTMGVATANSILLVSFARERLQAGIPPLSAALEAGATRIRPVLMTALAMIIGMIPMALGLGEGAEQNAPLGRAVIGGLVFATVSTLFFVPAVFAGVHSRLARRRAAREASQQHQPPEGATPQEN, from the coding sequence ATGGTCCAGCTTGCGTTGCGTCGTCCGTACACCTTCATCGTCATGGCGATGCTGATCGTGCTGGCCACGCCTTTTGTCCTGGCGCGCATGGCCACCGACATCTTCCCGGAAATCAACATTCCGGTCGTGAGCGTCATCTGGAACTACACCGGCCTGCCGGCGCAGGAAATGGGGCAGCGCATCTCGGGCCAGGTGGAGCGCGGGCTGACCACCACGGTGAGCGACATCGAGCACATCGAGTCGCAGTCGCTGGCGGGCGTGTCGATCATCAAGGTGTTCTTCCAGCCCACGGCCAACATCGAAATGGCCATCTCGCAGGTGGTGGCCTCCATGCAGGCGCAGGTGCGGCAGCTGCCGCCGGGCATCACGCCGCCGCTGGTCATCAAGTATTCGGCTTCCAGCGTGCCGGTGATCCAGCTGGCGCTTTCCAGCCCCACGCGCTCTGAAAACTCTCTCTTCGACGCCACCGTCAACCAGTTGCGCCCGCAGCTCATCACGGTGCCGGGCGCGGCCATTCCGTTTCCGTACGGCGGCAAGAACCGGCTGATCTCGGTCGACCTCGACACCCAGGCGCTGCAGGCGCGCGGCCTGTCGCCGGCCGACGTGGTGAACGCGGTGAACACGCAGAACCTGATCCTGCCCTCGGGCACGGCCAAGTTCGGCGCCACCGAATACAACGTGAAGATGAATGGCTCGCCCGACGCCATCGCGGGCCTGAACGACCTGCCGATCCGCACGGTGAACGGCGCCACCACCTATCTGCGCGACGTGGCCTATGTGCGCGACGGCTTCTCGCCGCAGACCAACGTGGTGCGCCAGGACGGCGTGCGCGGCGTGCTGCTGTCGGTGCTCAAGAACGGCGGCGCCTCCACGCTGGACATCGTCTCGAACATCCGCGCCATGCTGCCCATCGCCGCCCAGACGATGCCGGAAGACATCAAGATCACGCCGCTGTTCGACCAGTCGGTGTTCGTGAAGGCGGCCGTGAAGGGCGTGGTGTTTGAAGCCATCCTGGCGGCCGCGCTCACGGCCGCGATGGTGCTGCTGTTCCTGGGCAACTGGCGCAGCACGCTGATCATCGGGCTGACGATTCCGCTGTCCATCCTGGCGTCCATCCTGGTGCTGTATTCGCTGGGCGAAACGCTCAACCTCATGACGCTGGGCGGGCTGGCGCTCTCGGTGGGCATTCTGGTGGACCAGGCGATCGTGACCATCGAGAACATCGAGCGGCACCTGCACATGGGCACGCCGCTGAAGGATGCCATCGAGGTCGGCGCGGGCGAGATCGGCTCGGCCGCCTTCGTTTCCACGCTGTGCATCTGCATCGTGTTCGTCCCGATGTTCTTTCTCTCGGGCGTGGCGCGCTTCCTGTTCGTACCGCTGGCCGAGGCCGTGGTGTTCGCCATGATCGCGTCCTACCTGCTGTCGCGCACGCTGGTGCCGACGCTGGTGATGCTGCTGATGGGCGGCTCGCACGGCCCGCAGCAGCAACAGCCCGCGGAAGGCACCAGGCAGAGCGCGCTGCAGCGCCTGTACCGCGCCTTCGACCGCCGCTTCGAGCGCGTGCGCCGCGCCTACACGCTGGTGCTGTCGGCAGTGCTCTCCAGGCGGGCGGGCTTCATCGGCCTGTTCCTGGGCTTCTGCCTGCTGTCGTGCCTGCTTTATCCGGTGCTGGGCCGCGACTTCTTCCCCACGGTGGATGCCGGCCAGATCCGCCTGCACCTGCGCGCCCCCACCGGCACCCGCATCGAGGAAACCGCGCGCCTGACCGACCAGGTGGAAGCCGCCATCCGCGAGCTGGTGCCGCCCGACCAGCTCGAGACCATCCTGGACAACCTGGGCGTGCCCAACAGCGGCATCAACCTGTCGTACAGCAACGCCGGCACCATCGGCACCTTCGACGGCGAGCTGCTGCTGTCGCTGAAAGAGGGCCACAAGCCGACCGAGCAGCATGTGTCGCTCCTGCGCGCGGAGCTGCCCAAGCGCTTTCCGGGCATCGAGTTCTTCTTCCAGCCGGCGGACATCGTCACGCAGATCCTGAACTTCGGCCTGCCGGCGGCCATCGACGTGCAGTTCAGCGGCAACGACATGGCCGGCAACGCCGCGCGCGCGGCCGAACTCACCAAGGCGATCCGGCAGATTCCAGGCGCGGTCGACGCGCACGTGCACCAGCGCCTGGACGGCCCCGCGCTGAGCCTGCAGATGGACCGCACACGGCTGCAGCAGTACGGCCTCACGGCCTCCAACGTGGGGCAGAACGTGCTCATCGCGCTGTCGGGCAGCTCGCAGACGGCGCCCGCCTTCTGGCTGAATCCGGCCAACGGCGTGGTCTACAGCATCGCGGTGCAGACGCCGCAATACACGGTCGATTCGCTCGATTCGCTGCTCAACATTCCGGTGGGCGCCAGCGGGGGCCAGGGCGGCACCGGCGCGCAGCAGCTGCTGGGCAACCTGGTGAGCACCCAGGCCGACCGGCAGCCGGCCGTGATGTCGCGCTACAACATCGCGCCGGTGATCGACGTCTACGTGAGCGTGCAGGGCACCGACCTGGCCAGCGTGGCCTCGAAGGTGCAGAAGCTGGTCGACGAGATGCGGCCCAAGCTCTCGCGCGGCAGCCGGGTGGACATCCGCGGGCAGGTGCAGACCATGCAGTCGTCGTTCATCGGCCTGGGCGTGGGGCTGGCGATGGCCATCGTGCTGGTGTACCTGCTGATCGTGGTCACCTTCCAGTCGTGGCTGGACGCGGCCATCATCATCACCGCCCTGCCGGCCGCGCTGGCGGGCATCGCGTGGATGCTCTTCATCACCGGCACCACGCTGAGCGTGCCCGCGCTCACGGGCGCGATCATGACCATGGGCGTGGCCACGGCCAATTCCATTCTGCTGGTGTCGTTCGCGCGCGAGCGGCTGCAGGCGGGCATTCCGCCGCTGTCGGCCGCGCTGGAAGCCGGCGCCACCCGCATCCGCCCGGTGCTGATGACCGCGCTGGCGATGATCATCGGCATGATCCCGATGGCGCTGGGCCTGGGCGAAGGCGCCGAGCAGAACGCGCCGCTGGGCCGCGCCGTCATCGGCGGGCTGGTCTTTGCCACGGTGTCGACATTGTTTTTCGTACCCGCCGTGTTCGCGGGGGTGCACAGTCGGCTTGCCCGCCGCCGGGCGGCGCGCGAAGCCTCCCAGCAGCATCAACCGCCAGAGGGCGCAACGCCCCAGGAGAATTGA
- a CDS encoding SDR family NAD(P)-dependent oxidoreductase, which produces MDLQIKDKVAIVTGSARGLGAATARRLAEEGAKVVVTDILREQAEATAASLRDDGLQAHCIVADITKGAEVQRLVDEAVAHFGGVHILVNNAGFPRDRYLVKMSEDDWDLVMEVMLKGAFLASKAVMPRFIEQGWGRVINISSRAHFGNPTQANYSAAKAGLIGMAKALAIEEGRYGITVNCVAPGFMETEMVQALATYETIKERAVAMQPIKRVGKPADIADAVAFLASERASFITGEVLHVTGGRYG; this is translated from the coding sequence ATGGACCTGCAGATCAAGGACAAAGTCGCCATCGTCACCGGCTCGGCACGGGGCCTGGGCGCCGCCACCGCGCGCCGCTTGGCCGAGGAGGGCGCGAAGGTCGTCGTTACCGACATCCTGCGCGAGCAGGCCGAAGCCACCGCCGCCTCGCTGCGCGACGACGGGCTTCAGGCGCATTGCATCGTCGCCGACATCACCAAGGGCGCCGAGGTGCAGCGGCTGGTGGACGAGGCCGTTGCGCACTTCGGCGGCGTGCATATCCTGGTCAACAACGCCGGCTTCCCGCGCGACCGCTACCTGGTGAAGATGAGCGAGGACGACTGGGACCTGGTGATGGAGGTGATGCTCAAGGGCGCATTCCTCGCCAGCAAGGCCGTCATGCCGCGCTTCATTGAGCAGGGCTGGGGCCGCGTCATCAACATCAGCTCGCGCGCGCATTTCGGCAATCCGACGCAGGCCAACTATTCGGCCGCGAAAGCCGGCCTGATCGGCATGGCCAAGGCGCTGGCCATCGAGGAAGGGCGCTACGGCATCACGGTGAATTGCGTGGCGCCGGGCTTCATGGAAACCGAGATGGTGCAGGCGCTGGCCACCTACGAAACCATCAAGGAGCGCGCGGTGGCCATGCAGCCGATCAAGCGCGTGGGCAAGCCCGCCGACATCGCGGACGCGGTGGCTTTTCTTGCCTCGGAGCGCGCCAGTTTCATCACCGGCGAGGTGCTGCACGTGACGGGTGGGCGCTATGGTTGA
- a CDS encoding acetyl-CoA C-acetyltransferase, whose translation MKRAAIVSPLRTPIGAFGGSLRGVPVEELGATVARAVIARTGLDPARIEDVVFAHSYANGEVPCTGRWVALQAGFPVEVAGMQLDRRCGSGLQAIATAAMMVQTGAADVVMAGGVESMSNVEYYTTDMRWGKRAGTVKFHDRLERGRERSQPESRFGRISGMIETAENLARDYAITREEADAFALRSHRRAAAAWASGKFAEEVVPVSVPQRKGEALVIDRDEGIRADLTLEQLAGLKPLVEDGIVTAGNACQQNDAAAACLIVAEDRLEELGLTPIGYLHSWAAAGCEPSHMGIGPVPAVKKLFGRNGLGFDDMGLVELNEAFACQALACAKGWDWNDPERFNVNGSGISLGHPVGATGVRIMTSLLHEMQRRGARYGLETMCIGGGQGLAAVFERA comes from the coding sequence ATGAAACGCGCTGCCATCGTCTCCCCCCTCCGCACCCCCATCGGCGCCTTCGGCGGTTCACTGCGCGGTGTGCCCGTGGAAGAACTCGGCGCCACCGTCGCGCGCGCCGTGATCGCCCGCACCGGGCTCGACCCCGCACGCATCGAAGACGTGGTCTTCGCCCATTCCTATGCCAACGGCGAGGTGCCCTGCACCGGCCGCTGGGTGGCGCTGCAGGCGGGCTTTCCCGTCGAGGTGGCCGGCATGCAGCTCGACCGCCGCTGCGGCAGCGGCCTGCAGGCCATCGCCACCGCCGCGATGATGGTGCAGACCGGCGCCGCCGACGTGGTGATGGCTGGCGGCGTCGAGAGCATGAGCAACGTCGAGTACTACACCACCGACATGCGCTGGGGCAAGCGCGCGGGCACGGTCAAGTTCCACGACCGGCTCGAACGCGGGCGCGAACGCTCGCAGCCCGAGTCGCGCTTCGGCCGCATCTCCGGAATGATCGAGACCGCCGAGAACCTGGCGCGCGACTACGCCATCACGCGCGAGGAGGCCGATGCCTTTGCGCTGCGCAGCCATCGGCGCGCGGCGGCGGCCTGGGCCTCGGGGAAGTTCGCCGAAGAGGTGGTGCCCGTGAGCGTGCCGCAGCGCAAGGGCGAGGCGCTGGTGATCGATCGCGACGAGGGCATCCGCGCCGACCTGACGCTGGAGCAACTGGCCGGGCTCAAGCCGCTGGTCGAGGACGGCATCGTCACCGCCGGCAACGCCTGCCAGCAGAACGACGCCGCCGCCGCCTGCCTGATCGTGGCCGAGGACCGGCTCGAAGAACTCGGGCTCACGCCGATCGGCTACCTGCACAGCTGGGCCGCCGCGGGCTGCGAGCCTTCGCACATGGGCATCGGGCCGGTGCCCGCCGTGAAGAAGCTGTTCGGCCGCAACGGCCTGGGTTTCGACGACATGGGCCTGGTCGAGCTGAACGAGGCCTTCGCCTGCCAGGCACTGGCCTGCGCAAAGGGCTGGGACTGGAACGACCCGGAGCGCTTCAACGTCAACGGCTCGGGCATTTCGCTCGGTCATCCGGTGGGCGCGACCGGCGTGCGCATCATGACCTCGCTGCTGCACGAGATGCAACGGCGCGGCGCGCGCTATGGCCTGGAGACCATGTGCATCGGCGGCGGCCAGGGCCTGGCCGCGGTGTTCGAGCGTGCCTGA
- a CDS encoding GNAT family N-acetyltransferase, which produces MATQAPHGYPGHLAEDWQLADGTPVRIRPIRAEDLAMHSAFVAGLSNETGYRRLLSPRKPQPDELWRMTHIDYDRELALIATTVIEGAEQQMGVVRYVRGDTPGTAQVAEFAVVIADAWQHRGVAHKLMRKLIEAAAGAGVRQLSDITLYDNTGMLALARKLGFRLQRDAANPNVTRLRLALPTPAT; this is translated from the coding sequence ATGGCAACGCAGGCGCCCCACGGCTACCCCGGCCACCTGGCCGAAGACTGGCAGCTCGCCGACGGCACGCCGGTGCGCATCCGCCCGATCCGCGCCGAAGACCTCGCCATGCATTCGGCCTTCGTGGCGGGCCTGTCGAACGAAACCGGCTACCGCCGCCTGCTGTCGCCGCGCAAGCCCCAGCCGGACGAGCTCTGGCGCATGACCCACATCGACTACGACCGCGAGCTGGCGCTCATCGCGACCACGGTGATCGAAGGCGCCGAGCAGCAGATGGGCGTGGTTCGCTATGTGCGCGGCGACACGCCCGGGACGGCGCAGGTCGCCGAATTCGCCGTGGTGATCGCCGACGCCTGGCAGCACCGCGGCGTGGCCCACAAGCTCATGCGCAAGCTGATCGAGGCCGCCGCCGGGGCCGGCGTGAGGCAGCTTTCGGACATCACGCTCTACGACAACACCGGCATGCTGGCGCTGGCGCGCAAGCTGGGCTTCAGACTGCAGCGCGATGCGGCCAACCCGAACGTCACGCGCCTGCGGCTGGCGCTCCCGACGCCGGCAACGTAG
- a CDS encoding efflux RND transporter periplasmic adaptor subunit, producing MTEQRHSALAIHPIAVEEGDGELLRRRQIVRRTRWLVLIVLVLLGLGAARTVFVRIANARALEAGTTERAKQYVQTALPRTPTAGQTLSLPGTLQGFVQSPISARASGYLKRWTKDIGSRVEKGELLAEIETPEIDQQLSQAVAARAQAASGLELARSTADRWEALRKKDVVSQQELDERRSAVAQATSNVAAADANVQRLKQTEGFKRVVAPFAGVITRRNVDVGDLIDAGSGGGAGRALFLLAQTDPLRVYINVPQAYAQLVKAGQPVVVTQAELRGQTFKGQVARTAGSIDTTTRMMQVEVSLPNSDGALLPGAYVQVSLPLAASRTLSVPSNALLFRAEGTRIAVVDPQGRVNLRAVTLGRNYGENVEVIDGLEHTDRMVLNPSDSLAEGDVVAVAPETPPAKAPTPKAPA from the coding sequence ATGACGGAGCAACGCCATTCGGCACTGGCCATCCACCCCATCGCCGTGGAAGAAGGCGACGGCGAGTTGCTGCGCCGCCGGCAGATCGTGCGGCGCACGCGCTGGCTGGTGCTGATCGTTCTCGTGCTGCTGGGGCTGGGCGCGGCGCGCACGGTGTTCGTGCGCATCGCCAACGCCCGCGCGCTCGAGGCGGGCACGACGGAGCGCGCGAAGCAGTACGTGCAGACCGCCCTGCCCCGCACGCCCACCGCCGGCCAGACGCTGTCGCTGCCGGGCACGCTGCAGGGCTTCGTGCAGTCGCCCATTTCGGCGCGCGCCAGCGGCTACCTCAAGCGCTGGACCAAGGACATCGGCAGCCGCGTCGAAAAGGGCGAACTGCTCGCCGAGATCGAGACGCCCGAGATCGACCAGCAGCTGTCGCAGGCCGTGGCCGCGCGTGCGCAGGCGGCCTCCGGCCTGGAGCTGGCACGCAGCACCGCCGACCGCTGGGAAGCGCTGCGCAAGAAGGACGTGGTCTCGCAGCAGGAGCTGGACGAACGCCGCAGCGCGGTGGCGCAAGCCACCTCCAACGTGGCGGCGGCCGACGCCAACGTGCAGCGGCTGAAACAGACCGAAGGCTTCAAGCGCGTGGTGGCGCCGTTCGCGGGCGTGATCACGCGGCGCAACGTCGACGTGGGCGACCTGATCGACGCGGGCAGCGGCGGCGGCGCCGGGCGCGCGTTGTTCCTGCTGGCGCAGACCGATCCGCTGCGCGTGTACATCAACGTGCCGCAGGCCTACGCCCAGCTCGTGAAGGCGGGGCAACCGGTAGTGGTGACCCAGGCCGAGCTGCGTGGCCAGACCTTCAAGGGCCAGGTGGCACGCACCGCCGGCTCCATCGACACGACCACGCGGATGATGCAGGTCGAGGTGTCGCTGCCCAACAGCGACGGCGCGCTGCTGCCGGGTGCCTATGTGCAGGTGTCGCTGCCGCTGGCCGCCAGCCGCACGCTGTCGGTGCCGTCGAACGCGCTGCTGTTCCGCGCCGAGGGCACGCGGATTGCCGTGGTCGACCCGCAGGGCCGCGTCAACCTGCGCGCGGTGACGCTGGGCCGCAACTACGGCGAGAACGTCGAAGTGATCGACGGCCTCGAGCACACCGACCGCATGGTGCTGAACCCGTCCGATTCGCTGGCCGAAGGCGACGTGGTGGCAGTGGCGCCCGAGACGCCGCCCGCCAAGGCCCCCACGCCGAAGGCCCCGGCGTGA
- a CDS encoding enoyl-CoA hydratase/isomerase family protein has translation MVEIGAGPVRCRTQGGVAVLTLDNPPLNVVFRGLTEALGGALDALARDADVRAVVVVGAGTRAFCAGSDIAEFQPLMQPGRIGPEKLALQHAVFARFDDFPKPTVAAVNGLAFGGGLEIAVCCDLIVSDESARFALPEIKLGVFPGSGGPVRVTRRVGQGRAREMMLLGEPIDAATALAWGLVNRVVPQGAALEAALALAATLARRPPLALALCKQAIGFSFDMPRDAAIAAALPLSERVFTSAESREGVRAFLAGETPDFPNALHPEKD, from the coding sequence ATGGTTGAGATCGGCGCCGGGCCGGTGCGCTGCCGCACGCAGGGCGGCGTTGCCGTCCTCACGCTGGACAACCCGCCGCTCAACGTCGTGTTCCGCGGCCTCACCGAAGCACTGGGCGGTGCTCTCGACGCGCTGGCGCGCGACGCGGACGTGCGCGCCGTGGTCGTGGTCGGTGCCGGCACGCGCGCCTTCTGCGCCGGGTCGGACATTGCCGAGTTCCAGCCGCTGATGCAACCCGGGCGCATCGGTCCGGAAAAGCTCGCGTTGCAGCATGCGGTGTTCGCCCGGTTCGACGACTTTCCCAAGCCCACGGTGGCGGCCGTCAATGGCCTTGCCTTCGGCGGCGGGCTGGAGATCGCGGTGTGCTGCGACCTCATCGTGAGCGACGAGAGCGCCCGCTTCGCGCTGCCCGAGATCAAGCTGGGCGTTTTTCCCGGTAGCGGCGGGCCGGTGCGCGTCACGCGCCGAGTGGGCCAGGGTCGGGCCAGGGAAATGATGCTCCTTGGCGAGCCCATCGATGCCGCCACGGCGCTGGCCTGGGGCCTCGTCAATCGCGTGGTGCCGCAGGGCGCGGCGCTCGAGGCCGCGCTAGCGCTCGCCGCCACGCTCGCCCGCCGGCCGCCGCTTGCACTGGCGCTGTGCAAGCAGGCCATCGGCTTCAGCTTCGACATGCCGCGGGATGCCGCGATTGCCGCCGCGCTGCCGCTGTCCGAACGTGTCTTCACCTCGGCCGAATCGCGGGAAGGCGTGCGTGCCTTCCTCGCCGGGGAGACGCCGGATTTTCCCAACGCATTGCATCCCGAGAAAGATTGA
- a CDS encoding CoA transferase has product MTYPFLGRLRVIESSAFIAAPLAGLTLAQFGADVIRIDMIGGGIDYARMPRMPHPQGHGRSLYWTGLNKGKRSVAVDLRRPEGRELIQALTTAPGPDAGVLLTNIGTPWLAHEVLAARREDLISCTIQGNGDGSTAVDYTVNCATGYPAVTGGGSRAQPVNHVLPAWDIACAYQAALAILAAVDHRRRGGQGAELKLALSDMAFGMLSHLGVLAEAELLGQERPSIGNHLYGAFGRDFGTADGGRLMVAAISAGQWKALVACCGIAEPIGALQQRLDLDFADEAQRFEARDAIAALVEPWFSARTQQEAQVALEQYKVCWGRYSTVGEALAGDARASLANPVFERIDTPGIGAHLAAGAAVRAPGMEREATSPAALLGTHTDEVLHEVLGLSGAAIGRLHDEGVVAGPQRDPTVVAAASE; this is encoded by the coding sequence ATGACCTATCCCTTTCTCGGCCGGCTTCGGGTCATCGAAAGTTCGGCCTTCATCGCGGCGCCGCTGGCGGGCCTGACGCTCGCGCAGTTCGGCGCCGATGTGATCCGTATCGATATGATCGGCGGCGGTATCGATTACGCGCGCATGCCCCGCATGCCGCACCCGCAAGGCCACGGCCGCAGTCTCTACTGGACCGGGCTCAACAAGGGCAAGCGCTCGGTGGCTGTCGACCTGCGCCGCCCCGAAGGCCGTGAGCTGATACAGGCGCTGACCACCGCGCCGGGGCCGGATGCCGGCGTGCTGCTCACCAACATCGGCACGCCGTGGCTGGCCCACGAGGTGCTGGCCGCGCGGCGCGAAGACCTGATCAGCTGCACCATCCAGGGCAACGGCGACGGCAGCACGGCGGTCGACTACACCGTGAACTGCGCCACCGGCTATCCGGCCGTCACGGGCGGCGGCTCGCGCGCGCAGCCAGTCAATCATGTGCTGCCCGCCTGGGACATCGCGTGTGCGTACCAGGCGGCCCTTGCGATCCTTGCCGCGGTCGATCATCGGCGCCGCGGCGGGCAGGGCGCGGAACTCAAGCTGGCATTGTCGGACATGGCCTTCGGCATGCTGTCGCACCTGGGCGTGCTGGCCGAAGCCGAACTGCTGGGACAGGAGCGCCCCTCCATCGGCAACCATCTCTACGGCGCCTTCGGGCGCGACTTCGGAACTGCCGACGGTGGCCGTCTCATGGTGGCGGCGATCTCCGCCGGCCAATGGAAGGCGCTGGTGGCGTGCTGCGGCATCGCGGAACCCATCGGCGCGCTGCAGCAACGGCTGGACCTCGACTTTGCCGACGAGGCGCAGCGCTTCGAGGCGCGCGATGCCATTGCGGCGCTGGTCGAGCCGTGGTTCTCTGCTCGCACGCAGCAAGAGGCACAGGTGGCGCTGGAGCAGTACAAGGTCTGTTGGGGCCGCTACAGCACCGTGGGGGAGGCGTTGGCGGGTGACGCGCGCGCGAGCCTGGCCAATCCGGTGTTCGAGCGCATCGACACTCCTGGCATCGGCGCTCACCTGGCGGCGGGCGCGGCGGTGCGTGCACCGGGCATGGAACGCGAAGCCACGTCGCCGGCCGCGCTGCTCGGCACCCATACCGACGAGGTGCTGCATGAGGTGCTGGGCCTGAGCGGCGCGGCCATCGGGCGGCTGCACGACGAGGGCGTCGTAGCCGGGCCGCAGCGCGATCCGACGGTGGTGGCTGCAGCCTCCGAGTAG
- a CDS encoding efflux transporter outer membrane subunit — translation MLVAGCAVGPDYKTPDTPLPVSWKLEEPWRVSAPNDAADKGPWWRRFGDPQLDALQQQALAGSPTLAIANARLAQARATLAANAAGQYPQVGLGTRASRLRISANRPLTNYATPNSTTVQNDFALSLNASYEVDLAGRVQRTVEGAKASAEQSAADLQNTRLLLSADVASSYFNLRSTDIELDVVTRSIALQRRALELVTARHDLGAVSGLDVAQQQSLLETTLTQVDVLRKQRSQYEHALATLTGTPAPSFSLPVDLREIRPPAVPLGVPSEILQRRPDVASAERAMAAANAQIGVATAAFYPSIFISPTVGVDSRTIETLFNGPSLLWSVGVSATQVLFDGGRIRANVDFAKAGYDVTVGNYRRTVLTAMQEVEDGITGLSALDSATAQAQAAVTAARRVLDMATSRYEGGASTYLDVITAQQSLLTVERQAAQLRGQRLLTAVFLVKALGGDWCGDDAAGGAGCPTAAARQVVGTR, via the coding sequence ATGCTGGTGGCGGGCTGCGCGGTCGGCCCCGACTACAAGACGCCGGACACGCCCCTGCCCGTCAGCTGGAAGCTCGAGGAGCCCTGGCGCGTGAGCGCACCCAACGACGCCGCCGACAAGGGCCCCTGGTGGCGCCGCTTCGGCGACCCGCAGCTCGACGCGCTGCAGCAGCAGGCGCTTGCCGGCAGCCCCACGCTGGCCATCGCCAATGCGCGGCTGGCGCAGGCGCGCGCCACGCTCGCGGCCAACGCGGCCGGCCAGTATCCGCAGGTCGGCCTCGGCACCCGCGCCTCGCGCCTGCGGATTTCGGCCAACCGCCCGCTCACCAACTACGCGACGCCCAATTCGACGACGGTGCAGAACGACTTCGCGCTGTCGCTCAACGCAAGCTACGAAGTCGACCTGGCCGGCCGCGTGCAGCGCACGGTCGAAGGCGCCAAGGCCTCGGCCGAACAATCGGCCGCCGACCTGCAGAACACCCGGCTGCTGCTGAGCGCCGACGTGGCCAGCAGCTACTTCAACCTGCGCTCCACCGACATCGAGCTCGACGTGGTCACGCGCTCCATCGCCCTGCAGCGCCGCGCGCTCGAACTGGTGACGGCGCGCCACGACCTGGGCGCCGTGTCGGGCCTCGACGTGGCGCAGCAGCAGTCGCTGCTCGAGACCACGCTGACGCAGGTCGACGTGCTGAGGAAGCAGCGCTCGCAGTACGAGCACGCGCTGGCCACGCTCACCGGCACGCCCGCGCCCAGCTTCTCGCTGCCGGTGGACCTGCGCGAGATCAGGCCGCCGGCCGTGCCGCTGGGCGTGCCCTCCGAGATACTGCAGCGCCGCCCCGACGTGGCCTCGGCCGAACGCGCGATGGCCGCCGCCAATGCGCAGATCGGCGTCGCCACCGCGGCCTTCTACCCGAGCATCTTCATCTCGCCCACCGTGGGCGTGGACAGCCGCACGATCGAGACGCTGTTCAACGGCCCGAGCCTGCTGTGGTCGGTGGGCGTGTCGGCCACGCAGGTGTTGTTCGACGGTGGGCGCATCCGCGCCAACGTCGACTTCGCGAAGGCCGGCTACGACGTCACCGTCGGCAACTACCGCCGCACCGTGCTGACCGCGATGCAGGAGGTGGAAGACGGCATCACCGGCCTTTCCGCGCTAGACAGCGCGACGGCGCAGGCACAGGCCGCCGTGACCGCCGCGCGCCGCGTGCTCGACATGGCCACCAGCCGCTACGAGGGCGGTGCGTCGACCTACCTGGACGTGATCACCGCGCAGCAGTCGCTGCTGACGGTGGAGCGCCAGGCCGCGCAACTGCGTGGGCAGCGGCTGCTGACGGCGGTGTTCCTGGTGAAGGCGCTGGGTGGGGATTGGTGCGGCGATGATGCCGCGGGCGGAGCAGGCTGCCCCACCGCGGCTGCGCGGCAAGTCGTCGGCACGCGCTGA